TTCTGCACATGTGCAGAACACAGCGATGGTTTGTCCAACTACGACTGGACCCAGTGAGGCACCATCGTTGGTTGTTGGTAGTTCCCTTCTCGCTCAGAGCGGACCTGAACTATTGGAGAGAYCCGTGCGTCCTGATGCAAGTGGTCCCAATGGGCAGAGTGTCCTCCTACATTTCAGTGTTTACAGATGCTTGTCTGACTGGATGGGGAGGGACATGTCAGGCTCGGGCGGTCGGAGGTGTGTGGCCTCCTTCTGGACGTCACATCAACCTTCTGGAGTTGGAGACAGTTCTACTGGTTCCGACTCACTTCGTGTCTACCCTACGGGGTCACAACGTGCTGGTCTGGTCGGACAACCGaaccacagtagcctacatgaatCGCCAAGGAGGAGTCAGGTCTCCTGCACTCCACCGGCTGGCGGAGGAATTGTGGCTGTGGGCTCATGAGGACCTTCGCTCATTGACAGCAGCACATATTCCAGGCTATCAGAACGTCCCCGAGACAACGAGTGGCAGCTGCATTCCGACATTATTCTCCAAATATGGGAACAGTTCAGGAGAGCCGAGGTGGACCTGTTCGCGTCACATGTGAACGCTCAGTGTCCCCTATGGTTTTCCCTACGAGCCCAGGATGAACCGCCACTAGTGATAGGCGCTTTTGGGCACCCACCGTGGCCAGATGTTCTCCTGTACGCATTTCCACCACTGTCCTGCATTCTCCCACTGCTAGCCCACATGAGAACAGGAGGGCTGTCAATCCTATTAATAGCCCCCGATCGCCCAGGTGCTCCGTGGTACGCAGAGATGACTCAAATGTTGATTGTGCCATCATGGCCAATTCCACATCGAGAGGACGCGATGTCTCAGGCGGAGAGCATTATAGAGCAATTGCCTCTAATCAGCCAGCCACTGAGGGTTTGGCCCCTGAGAGGGACAGGCTAGAGCACCGTGGGTTATCTGATTCAGTAATCAGAACCATACAGGGCTCGCGTGCCAGTTCCACATCCAGGATGTATGCCAGCAGATGGAACGTGTTTCACAATGGTGTGCCACAGAGAATTTGGACCCCGTGTGCTGTCAGGTCGAGAGCGTGCTCTCATTCCTACAGTTCATGTTTGACAAGCAGCGGTCCCCGGCCACCATTAAGGTGTTTGGGGCGGAGCTCCACGATATAGAACGATAGTTACCGGAGTGTAACTCCAGTTCTATGAGTGGAGCGGAGCCCCATAGGACTTAAGGCCCAGCACGCCCCCAGTCTCGCTGAAGATCATTTTTCGGGAGGCTGATTGAGGGGAAGCGTCCCCTTATATAGGGACACCTGTACTCCTATTGGCTGCAGGTGTGTGCATAATTTTCTCTCAGGCTGTTCGCTGCCTAAGCAGCGGGGTAAACCACTAGGAGCAGAGCTCCCCTATTGGGCTCTGCTCCACTCATAGAACTGGAGATACAACTCCGTGAACTATCGCTTCCATCTCTGCTGATCACATCTGCCAATCAAGTTCTCCATATCTAAGGAACTAAACACAGCCGGCGACACCTCGAGAKATCTCCGTCCGACAAACTGCTAtggttaatgtatttttttatattcgtAATCTATTTACTTATAGAAACATGATACCATAATGCAAGCTGTAAAATAACTCCCAACTTTACTTATAATGTAGCAACCTTAGCAATGTAGCTCGCTAGCTACAACAAGTAGACCTGTTGATAGCTAGCAGGAGCAGATATCTTTATCATCATGTCATTCCAGGACAGGGAGCTTTAGATATCATTATTCCAAGTAATAATTTWAAACTACAAACATCTATAGGACAAGTATTGTAAAGCTAatactgtcatcaaggcaggacTCACTAATTTCATTCATATAACAAATAAGAAATGCCACATTATCCCTGTCAATAGTTAACTACAGATTGTAGGCTACACTAGATGTGATATAACCGAARATTGTTGGTATCCATTACTGGACGGCGCCATAGATTCTTCAACTAACCTGCTGTTGGCGATACTGTTTTCGTTCTCggttctggaaaacagttatattatacactgagtgtacaaaacattaggaacacctgctctttccattacagacTGAcaagttgaaagctatgatcctttattaaatccacttcaatcagtgtagatggggaggagacaggataaagaaggatttttaagtcttgagagttgagacatggattgtgtatgtgtgcgattcagagggtgaataggcaagacaaaagagttaagtgcctttgaacaggtacggcagtaggtgccaggcacactggtttgtgtgtcacgtactgcaacgctgctgggtttttcacgctcaacattttcccgtgtgtatcaagaatcgtccaccacccaaaggacatccagccaacttgacacaaccgtgggaagtattggagtcgacatgggccagaatccctgtggaatgctttcgacacgtTAGAGTCCATGAccccccaacgaattgaggctgttctgagagcaaaagggggtgcaactcacatttacattttacatttacattttagtcatttagcagacgctcttatccagagcgacttacagtagagtgcatacattttataacattttttttaattattttttttacatactgagacaaggatatccctaccggccaaaccctccctaacccggacgatgctatgccaattgtgcgtcgccccacggacctcccggttgcggccggctgcgacagagcctgggcgcgaacccagcccagcctgggcgcgaacccagcccagcctggccgcgaacccagagactctggtggcgcagctagcactgcgatgcagtgccctagaccactgcgccacccgagaGGATTAggatcaatattaggaaggtgttcctaatgttttgtacacccagtgtacaCGTCTGTGTCAAGTTGCAGGTGGTTCTATAAAGACCAGAGATAACTTATATAGTAAATCCATGTTTTGTCTCGACTGAAATATGCCTCTTGCATGTGTGTAGATCTTTTTGTTTTAGTAGCGCGGTGTGAACGTGCTGTCATCTACTTTTACAGGTGGCCGCGGCTGCATCACATAGAAACGACTAGTTCTGGCAAAGATGCTGGGAAATTCTAGATGTGCGGCAGCTAAGATGGCGAGGAACCTCCTTGTGCGGTACGAAAGGATTTACAATCTTCATGAGTTTTATCTGTTTGCAGAACTACCTGCAACTGGAAACATACATTTATAAGATAACTGTTTTCCAGAATTGAGAACGAAGACAGTATTGCTAATACCAGGTTAGTTGAGGAATGTATGACTGCGTTTTGGTATAGGCAAACCTGTAACATCCAGTAATGGATAtcaaaagtatttggttatatcacattatctggtgtacaATCTGTAGCTAAGTTGGAGTAGGATGCAGAGCACCCTGCCTCTATCCTTCTTGTAGCCTagctgttgtaaaaaaaaataagaagatcTGTCAGGATGTTCATTTCTAGTTATAAACTACAATCGTTTAATGTCATTTCTTTGATTCATTCTTCTCACTTTTTTCTCCCATTATCTTTttagctctcctctcctgtggcCTGCTCCCGATGATCAACCATGTGCTATTAACCAAGCATTGGCTCAGCTGAGTCACTCACCTGTGAGGAGAACCCTCCTACTGCTGTTTAAAGTAGCCCTGCCATCACTATTAGACATTGAGAACACATATCCATGTGCCTGATGTCTTTTCTTTGTGGGGTTTGTCTTACACAGCCTACAGTCTACTGCATTTTATAATTGAAGATCACCAACTACATATACACATGCTTGTTAGAGCATCTGGAAGACAAAATTCAATTTAGAATCAGTTTGATGAGGTGACTAACATTACGTTTTACTATTGTAACAGTGATGAGAATTATATTTCCCAGTCAAGTGCCCAGGCTTTTGCCGTAGATGGTAGAGTTCTCGTCTCTGGACCACACGATCTTAAGATTGCATTCCGCTAAGGCACTTCTCTCTCTACATTGGTTGGCTACATTGGTGACCAGGCTGGGAAACGTTTGATACGCTTATGGGGCCTGGGCACAYGAATGCTCCTAGAGAGAGGGGGGRATACTGAAGCATGCGTTGATGACAGTTCTACTGTCTCCATTACAGGCTAAGGCTTTTGGCATAGATGGTAAAGCGCTCATTTCTGGACTGCAACATTGTAAGATTGTGCCCCCCCCCACCGGCAATATATTTAGATACTTMAAATACTGCTTGAGTCACCTTAGCTACAGTATTTGTCTCTGTACACAATAAATGGTGAAACACTAAATGTGATTTTGTTCTAATGTATATTCATGCAACGTACGTTATGGAAAACATGCCTTACATTCAATCATAGTTAGTAGAGAAATAATGGATTGGCAAGAATTTGGCATCGTCAACTTTTAGAAGGTTAGTAGGAAAGTTAGGCTAATCATTTAWAccaactaaatatattcacatttaCTGAACATTTAGTATTTYAAACATTAATTTCCCAACTGCTTTTTYTATAATCCTACAGACCCGTttgctggtgcgtgatgtctaatattaaatatttattttaatatttaatattaaagaagtctcgaggtattactatgtaatattaatattaaagaagtctcaatgTATTAATATGTAATATTTactattaaagaagtctcgaggtattaatatttaatattaatattaaagaagtctcgaggtattgctcgcctgaggtggagtaccttatgataagctgcagaccacattatctaccaagagagttctcatctgtattattcgtagccatctatttaccaccacaaaacaaaGCTGGAattaagaccgctctcaaccatctctataaggccataagcaaagaagatgatagattttttttttttttaccccttttttctccccaatttcgtgatctcgaattggtagtagttacagtcttgtctcatcgctgaaactcccgtatggactcgggagaggcgaaggtcgtcctccgaaacacaaccatgcgtcctccgaaacacaacccaacctagctgcactgcttcttgacacaacgcacatccaacccggaagccagccgcaccaatgtgtcggaggaaacaccatacacctggcgacctggtcagcgtgcactgcgcccggcccgccacaggagtcgctagtgcgcgatgagacaaggatatccctgccggccaaaccctccctaacctggacgacgctgggccaattgtgcgtcgccccatggacctcccggtcgcggccggctgcgacagagcctgggctcgaacccagaatctctggtggcacagctagcactgcgatgcagtgccttagaccactgtgccacccgggaggccagaaGATGAGGGTTACCTAGATGCRGCGCTCcaagtggccagggactttaatgcaggcaaacttaaatcagttttaccaaatttttaccagcatgtcacatgtgcaaccagggagaAAAAAAtcatagaccacctttactccacacacagagatgcatacaaagctctcccccgcccttcatttggcaaatctgaccataattctatcctcctgattcctgcttacaagcaaaaactaaggcaggaagtaccagtgactcgctcaatacggaaatggtcagatgacgcggatgctacactacaggactgttttgctagcatagacgggagactaatccggatgctgataagaaatcccgctatgccctcagacgaaccatcaaacaagcaaagcatcaatacaggattaagattgaatcctactacaccagctctgacgcttatcggatgtggcagggcttgaaaactgttatggactacaaagggaaacccagacgctaGCTGCGTCacatgactgtgtgactgtgtgataacgctctcggtagccgatgtgaacaaaacctttaaacaggtcaacattcacaaagctgctgcccagatggattaccaatacgtgtactcaaagcatgcatggaccaactgtcaagtgtcaaccaactgtcaagtgtcttcactgacattttcaacctctccttgaccgagtctgtaatacctacatgtttcaagcacaccaccatagtcccagtGCCTAAGggagcgaaggtaacctgcctaaatgattaccaccccgtggtactcacgtcggtagctatgaaatgctttgaaaggctggtcatggctcacatcaacagcatcctcccggacaccctagacccactccaattcgcataccgccccaacagatccacagatgacgcaatctcaatcgcacgccacactgccctttctcacctggacaaaagaaacacctatgtgagaatgctgttcattgactacagctcagcggtcaacatcatagtgcccacaatgctcatcactaagctaaggaccctgggactaaacacctccctatgcaactggatcctagacttcctgacgggccgccctcaggtggtaagaaCGTGGTAAAGcgcaacatgtctgccacgctgatccttaacactggggcccctcaggggtgtgtacttagtcccctcctgWattccctgttcacccacgactgcgtggccaaacatgactcgaacaccatcattaagtttgctgacgacacaaaagtggtaggcctgatcaccaacaacgatgagacggcctatagggaggaggtcagagaactggcagtgtggtttcaggacaacaacctctcMctcaatgtgagcaagactaaggagctgatcgtggactacaggaaaaggcaggccgaacaggccccaattaacatcgatggggctgtagtggtgcGGGTCaagaatttcaagttccttgttgtccacatcaccaacgaactatcatgRTCCAAACATACCAASacagtcgtaaagagggcacgacaWaaccttttcctcctcaggagactgaaaagatttgKCATGGATCCCCAGATGctcaaaaaagttctacagctgcaccatcgagagcatcctgactggttgcatcaccgcctggtatggcaacagctcggcatctgaccataagccRctacagagggtagtgcgaacggcccagtacatcactggggccaagcttcctgtcatccaggacctatataataggtggtgtcagaggaaagcccataaaattgtcagagactccagtcaccMAAGTTatcgactgttttctctgctaccacacggcaagcggtaccggagcgccaagtctaagaccaaaaggctcctcaacagcttctacccccaagccattagacagctgaacaattcataaaaatcgccaccggacaatttaagttgaccccccctccccttcccttttgtacactgctgctactcgctgtttgtttgttacctacgcatagtcacttcgcccccacctacatgtacagattacctcaactagcttatacccccgcacactgactcggtatcggTKccccctgtatatagcctcgttattgttattcttattgtgttactttttattataaccTACTTggaaaatattttcttcttcYtgaactgcactgtttgttaagggcttgtaagtaagcatttcacggtaaagtctacacttgttgtattcggcgcatgtggcaaataaagtttgatttgatttgatttatatcccAATGCATCCAACATTATGCCCACAATGGTATTGGGCAGCTGCTGACATTTGAGAACTCATCTGGTTAAGAAATTAAGCTCTGGTCGTCTTATTGCAGAGCACACTGTATACATTTTGCCCAGCTGTTTTTAGAGAAGATTGTATTGCAAGGTATGCTATACAGATAGGATCATAATTTTATMAATCTTTTGCTGCTGAGAATTtttctgcacagcaggaaatgcaagcttgtagtgtagtgattaaaaaggcttctaaagtttaattttcactttaaaaagtcagatttgatttgccctaacggcGGGTCCTCTTTCGAGAGTATGACCGCTGCATTGTTCCGGACCCCAGGGATATGTGCTGCTCGCAGCGATGCCAAGCGGGTCTGGGCCCACGGCAAAAGCTCCCGAGCCATTGAATCAGGAAATGCTGTCCTACCAGGTAGGGCTGGAACTGTTGAAGAGCTAGACTAACCACCCCGGGCTCCAGCACATTGATGTGCTGACCACTCCATGGGGTGCTCCAGCGGCCGCTAGCCGCCATGCCTCTGAACACGGCCCTCAACCCGTCAAGAGAGGCTTTAGTGAACACCAGCTCTCTGCGGTGGACTCTGATCAGGCTCACCCCCTTTAACAAGAAGGAGTGGGATAGCCACTTCGATAGGGTCCTCAAACATGCACTCATCACCAACAGTTGagggtgtctgtgttgttttgggtGCTTGCCGTGGGAGTTGAACCATCGCTGGAGTGGCCTGATGGAGAATGCCCAGCGGAACCAACAGTAACGCCACCTCAGCAGGCCGAGTAACGTTAACTGTTGGGACTCTAACACCAGGCCGGGCAGGCCGAGTAACGTTAACTGTTGGGACTCTAACACCAGGCCGAGCAGGCCGAGTAACGTTAACTGTTGGGACTCTAACACCAGGCCGAGCAGGCCGAGTAACGTTAACTGTTGGGACTCTAACACCAATATTGCTCGTCCGAGCAGTAAACAGCTGAGGTAGGATAGGATTTTGTTACTCTCACCTGAGGGAGACGTGCCCTCATGAGAGTCGAGTCTATGGATATCCCGAGGTAGATCACCTTCCGTGAGGGGTCAGGTGACTTTTCTCCTTGTTTAGGGTGAGGCCCAGAACTCTAATGTGATTCAAGGCGTCCTTGTGTCCGTTGTGGCCTGGTCCCTGAATGGGGCAGACTATCCAATCGTCCATATAAGGCAGTTACTCCTCCAGTAGAATATGCCACCACAGCAGAAGGCAAAGGCCGGTGGGCCAGCCGAAATGCTGCAGTAACAGTGTCCACCATGCAATGTGAGAGTCCGGTCGAATAGACCCTAGCCTAGAACTCTCTCACCATAGTAAACAGAAACTGATAAAGATTTTGTATTGCCTGCGTTTGTGAAGTGTCCATTGCCCTAGCCGGGCACAACACACTGGGGGAAGCCMTTAGATCACCCACAACAGCAAGAGGGGTGTATATGGACAACTGTAAAGGCAGGTTAACGTGTCTGTCAGACAGAATCCTTGGCCAGAATAAGGGGCTAAGATGTAGGTTGACACCCCTTCATCTGAACTCATTGGGAAACATTCAGTCAACCAGGGCATCAACACTAGAAGACCCTGGGACATTTAGCATCGGAATTGGAGTTCGTAGCCTTCCATCACTGTATTCAGTAGAACTATAGCGGTGGCCAGCATCGCAGCTACACACTGCGTAAGACAGGCAGTGTATTCTAGCTGTTATGTGAGTTTCTAAGGGAAATTAGGATagttactgtctgtactgtaaagTAATGTAACATAACTATAGTTATCCCAGCTATATACTGAAACCCTCAGTGTAATAGAGCTGAGTTGTGAGCTTCCAAGGGAAACAAGCTAGGatagttactgtatgtactgtaaagtAGCGTAACAGAAACTATTGAGCACCAACCCCGCTACGCATTGTGTGAAAAACAGCAGTGTAATTGAGCTGTAATTTGAGTTTCCAGGGGAAACCAGGATAGTTACTATCTTAACTGTAAGTACAACAGACTAGCTAGAATACACTGCTGTTCTTTCCAAGGGAAACTAGGATAGTCACTGGAAATTAGCAtagttactgtatgtagcctactgtaagtaGTGCAACATGAAAACTAAGGTAAACCCAGCTAGACACTGTGTGAAAAAAACAGTATTGTAATAGAGCTGTCAGTGTCCAATTAAGGGATagttactgtctgtactgtaaagTAGTGCAACAGAATTATAGTAAACACAGCTACACACCGAAACCCTCAGTGCAATAGAGTTTCCATGGGAAACGATGACTGTCTGTACTGTAAAATAGTGTAACAAAAACTATCGCAACCCAGTAACTGTGTGAAAAAAAACACCAATGTAATCTAACTATGGTTGGGCTAACATAAACTCAGCCCAATACTGGAAAATGAAGCCAACTGTAATATTACTGTGTCTACTATACACTGGGCAATACTGTATAGAATAAAACCTACAGCATCATCCTTCGTCTCATACACTACCTGAAGGAGAGRAGACGTGAATGGCTGTaccttttcattttggaaataATTAAGCCATCAGTGTAATATACTATGTTTATAGTATATACTGCATAAAGGTACCGATTACTATGGACCTACAGTATCAGCCTTGGTCTCATACACTATCTgaataaaggagaggagacatgaaTGACTGTAGTTTTCCTTGTGGAAAAATAATTAATCCAACAGTGTAAATTGCCTGATCGTGAAGGGGCATTCTACCTCACACACGTTTATAGCTTATTTTTTGCTTTATACGTGTGGGTCGTCTGTAACAATAYTGGTACACCAAAACGAGTATAGTAGCTGATCCAAGCTATTGAATAGCTGCGGGTATACTTCTGCGCTTATATACACTGCCGCGCAGAAGGATACCATATTGGAATAATCAAATATTGTGCTACATAACATATATTTATCTTATTTCAGTTTTTGGAAGCTCATCACATACATACAGAAAGCTGGTCGAGTTTTCATTTTGAGGCTGTGTTTACATCCTAGATAGAAGCAGGCCATTGGCTGGCTTCATCACAAGGGGTTTGTACGGGAGTTCTAATTGGTTCCAAGTTTATCAGTTCGGCAAATTTGCCTGAGCAGACAGTGTTGAAATATACGTTTTATGAGAATATGTGCAAGAATGRAAGGTGCCAACACATTGTATAGTCATCATAAGAATGTTTTACTATCATATACAAAAAACAGCTCCTCCCTCGACAGGGATCGATCAACTTCACGTTTTTCGGTTTCGGCCCAACACCCATTCCCCTAATTCCAGATTGGAGGAAACCCATATGACGTTGGACCAATCATATAATTATTTTGAACTACCAGCCAATATAATTGGAGTCTGTTGATTATCGGGTATTTCGATTGGTGTTCATCTTCGCCCCTTATTTATACCAGGAAGTGTATTGTGTTTACATAGTGCCCCTGGAATGAGATMATTATCCTCTTTCAACAAGGTTAGCTAGATGTTTCATATTAATTKAATTGCCACGTTGTTTGTTAGTAGATAAGTAAATAGCTATAATCATCATctcgagctagctaacgttaggtaaaTTATGTCACCGACACCTAGCTAGCAGTCACGATAGCTAACTTTACATCAGATCAGAAGCCTTGGATGCTTCAAGCCTTCAGACAGTTTCAAGTCATGTGCTCGTTTTATTGTCGATGGCTACCGACCTGTCACTGATAGTGTTGTCCAATGTGCACACAGGGCCATGGGGAACACCGACAGYGTTGTGGTGCAGAAACGGCTGGCCCGTTTTCGCCCAGAGGAGCGGCCGGTTGTGGAGGGAGTGTTCGATCGGCTCCACGGCGCGAGTCCAGCAGGTGGCGCTGGAAAAGCAGGGAAGGTTTTAACGCTGGGCATGTTGAAAGTGAGGGTGGAGTTACTAtgataatattacattttatttatcaaaTCGAGGATATCTAATCAGTTAACCTCCAGAATCAAAATCTTGTTTACTATCTTGTAATAAGAAATTaaataatacagaaatatgtaAGTTCTCACGTTGCAAGAAGGTTAAGATATGTAATAACTAATAACAATGTGTAGGAGGCGTAATAACACATATATGTAATAAATGTGGTTATTACTTTGCAGATATTTAACAGTACCAGTATGGGAGATATAACATATCTTCTGTCYTGTAGCCCTGTATGGGAAACATTGCCTCAGACTCTATGATAAAGAGGGTCTATGCTGGGATGTGTAGCATGGACCCCGGAGTGGCCCCTCCTCCCCCTGGGGCTGGGGTGAGTCGAGAGCAGCTGGTGGTCTTCTTGGCCGATGTCCTGCGAGGCACTGCAGAGGAGCGGGCGCCCCTTTTCATGGCAATGGCTCAGGGGGCAGGGACAGGTGTTGCCACATGTGACCAAATAATGGAGGTTAGTAGACCCTCAGAAGGTCTTCTGCAAGTGCTCCTGTGTTCTTAGCGGAACATGCATTTTTAGCTCTGAACTCAAATTAATTTGGCACTGATTTCAGTTCTTGCAGGACCTGGTTTCTGCTGTGGTACAGATCATCATCCAGAAGGGTCGTTTGCAGGGCTGGAAGCCAGAGCGTATGGCTGACGGTTCCATTGGTGTTAAACTATTGGCTGAACAGATGAGCTCTGAACTAAAACCCTCAGgtaaagggatggagggataattTACTGATGAGGTTTTCAGAATAGAGTGAATAGGAAAGGAGATAAATCTTGCTCACCCAGATTTCATATTTTCAATAATTCAGATTCATACATATTACTGTATCAACAACAAAACCTGACATTCTGTCCTTCCCCCCTCTCAGACCAGCGTACCTGTGACGTCCCATGTTTGGAGGACTGGCTGTTCAGAGTTTCCAATGTGGCCATGTACATGGACCTTCTGATAGGTGAAGGCCTAAACGTGGGCTTAACCTCCCGTCCCCCTCCCACCCTACTGCCCCCATGCTGGGAAACCCCTTGGGAGAAGCTGCGCTGCCTGCTGGACCTGCCAGTGCTGATGTTCCTCACACCACAGTTACCTGATGGGTACAACATCCCCTGGAAGCTGCTTTTCTCCACTCAGCTGCATGGGGAGAGCTTCACCAAAATAGTAGGCAGCTGTAAAGGCCGAGGGCCCACCGTGCTCCTGATCAAAGACACTAAGGGACACATCTTTGGTGGCTTCGCCTCCCATGGCTGGGAAGTAAAGCCTCAGTTCCaaggtgagagtggtggtggatGGAAGTAGCAATCGGGAGAAACAGGCTCACGGCCTACTGAGATTGCTGCAGAGATATTTAA
This portion of the Salvelinus sp. IW2-2015 linkage group LG4q.1:29, ASM291031v2, whole genome shotgun sequence genome encodes:
- the meak7 gene encoding MTOR-associated protein MEAK7, coding for MGNTDSVVVQKRLARFRPEERPVVEGVFDRLHGASPAGGAGKAGKVLTLGMLKPCMGNIASDSMIKRVYAGMCSMDPGVAPPPPGAGVSREQLVVFLADVLRGTAEERAPLFMAMAQGAGTGVATCDQIMEFLQDLVSAVVQIIIQKGRLQGWKPERMADGSIGVKLLAEQMSSELKPSDQRTCDVPCLEDWLFRVSNVAMYMDLLIGEGLNVGLTSRPPPTLLPPCWETPWEKLRCLLDLPVLMFLTPQLPDGYNIPWKLLFSTQLHGESFTKIVGSCKGRGPTVLLIKDTKGHIFGGFASHGWEVKPQFQGDSRCFLFSVFPCLRVYTCTGYNQHYMYLNQGQQTMPNGLGMGGQHGYFGLWLDSDFGRGHSRARPRCTTYGSPQLSAEEDFTLDSLEVWGVGKPPEEEEGATGGKRSILDADPEVQAMMEMAGKTLHSQGLREPDENNE